The sequence below is a genomic window from Pseudomonadota bacterium.
GAACGACACTTGTTCTCGCCACCGCGGTCACCGTGGCCACAGCCTCGGCAGCCGGGTCGGCCTGGGCCCAGTTCCCCACGACGAACGTCGTGGTCCCCGTGCCCATCCCGGTGCCCCACGCGCCCGCCATCATGCTGCACGTCAACCCCACCATCACGCCGCCGGACCAGCAGCGTCCCGTGCAGAAGCCCTTCACGTTCTTCGGCCTTCTGCCCACCACCTCGACGGGCGTCTGCGCCCAGATCACCTCGAGCTACCTCGCCGTGATGGAGAGCAGCCAGAGCTTCAAGGTCTTCACGTTTGGCAACGGATACAACCCGCCCCCCGATGTCGTGGCCGGTCGCCAGGTGAAGGTCACCTACAAGACGCTCGACAACGGCCTGCTCCAGGTCACGAACGTGCACATCGTGGGCGAACGTGACGTGAAGGTCGACGCCCACGGCGCAGTGCCCTCCGCTTCAGCCAGTGTGCCCAACATCGACGTGAAGCCCATGAACGGCGCGCCCAACCCCTAGCGCGGCGAACGACCGAATCCCCGGCGCCAGAAGGCCACATCCCTCGCGGGACGTGGCCTTCTCTGCATCCGTCCCCGTGCGCGCGCCCCCCCTCTCCACCAGGCTGCTCCGTGACAGATGAAACGACTGCCGCTTCGGTGCAGGAGATGTGTCGATCGCTCCTAATATTTCGTCGCCAATCCGCGCCTGGAGGGACCTCATGGCCGCCCCGCTCATGGTCAATCTCGACGAGATCGACCAGACCAAAGTCGAATACACGGTTGAAGACCTGCGAAAGTACCTGCCCCAGCGCTTCGAGTTCGAGCAGGTCACGGGAATCTTCACCTTGCTCCGAGACCTGCCGGAACCCATTGCTGTAGGCTATCGTGACATCGGCCACGACGAGTTCTGGATCCCGGGACACGTGCCGGGGCGACCGCTGTTCCCCGGGGTTCTCATGCTCGAGGCCGCGGCCCAGGTGTCGACCTTCATGTACAAGGTGCTGAGCGGCGACGATCCGAACCGCTTCCTCGGCTTCGGAGGCCTCGAGGACGTGCGCTTCCGAGGCACCGTGGCTCCGGGCGATCGCCTCTTCCTCCTCGCGAAGATGACCGAGGCGCGTCAGCGTCGATGCACCTTCGTCACCCAGGGCGTGGTAAACGGCAGGCTCGTGTTCGACGCCCGCGTCATCGGAGTGCCCGTCTGACCCCCCTGTCTGCCATGCCTCGCCTCTACGAGCTCATCGCTGCCTGGGATGGCAGCACGCCGCTCGAGCTCCCAGAGGAGGGCGAACACAGCGGTCCGCGTCTGGTCAGCGGCGCCAGAGACGGCATTGCCACGCATCACATGGCGTCGCTCGGTGAAGCCGATGAAGCGCGCCAGGTGTACGGCGTTGCCAATGGGCTGCGCCGGCTCGTAGGCAGCGGCGGAGACGATTCCTGGCTCGAGTTCGTGACCCTCGCGGGAGCCGAGCAGGTCGTGCGCTACGCCGACGCGCTGGGCTCCGAGCTGGCGCGCATGGGCGATCTCACCGAGCCACGCGTGGCCCCCCACGCCCGCCGCCTCGTTCGCGAGGCGACGAAGTGCGAGGCGCTCAAGCTCGGCGTCCTGCTGCTCGGCCTCTACGGTGACAAATCCGACCTCGAGATGCTCCTCACCGTAGGGCGTCACGAGGAGTTCACCCTCTTCACCGCACTGGCCGTCGCCAGGCTCGTGCCCGATCCGCTGCCGGTGTGGTGGCGCATGGCGCGAGGCCTCAACGGCTGGGGCAAGGTTCATCTCGTTGAGCGCATCTGCGACATGCTCGAGGAGAGCGAAGAGAGCTACGACGAGATACGCGCCTGGTTGCTGCGCGAGGGGTGCAGCAACGAGGTCCTGCCGGAGTATGTGGCCTGCCGCTGCGCAATCGGGGGGGCGCTTCACACAACGCTGACCGTGAGCGATCCGGATGACGCCCTGCTCGACGGTGCGTCGATCATCGTCGAGGCCCTGATGAACGACGAGGGCCCTTCAGAGGACATGTCCGACTACGAGCACGGTGTGCGCGTCGTGACCTCGTTGCTGGCCCATCTCGAAAAGCGGTGCGACAGCGTGCATCGACTGTCGACCGTCATCCGGATCCGGGAGTGGAACGCGACATTCGACCAAGGAACCGAGAGCCGCAGAGCCCGTCTCGAATCGCTCGGATGGAGCTCCGCCTGTCGTGCCGCGCTCGACGCAACGTGCGCGACCATCATCGAACACGACCGCTGGAAGCACATCGTACAGGAAGCCTATGAAAGCGATGACTTCACCCAGCGCAGGCTGGCCTGGTCTGCGGCCGAAGCCGTGGGCGTCGACCTCTGGGACAGCGCCTTCCGAAAGCTCGAGCAGAGCCCGCTCGATGAGGTTCTCTACTTCGAGCTCTTCCAGACCGACGATGCCTACCGGCAGCGACGGTTGATTGCCTTTGCGGAGCGCAACCTTCCCCTCGACGAGATCGCCTGCGGTCCCTCCCTCGAGCTCGGCCTCGGAGATGCGTGGCGCGCGCACGGCTGTCTGGCATTCGCGCTCCAAGCCCTCTGCTGCCCCGAGCTCTTCAGCCCCACACTCGTCTCAGCGGGGTTGCGAAGTCCGGTGACACGCGTGCGAAACGCAGCCGTGAGCGTGCTGGAGAGCCATCCCGCTGGACGCTGGAAAGCCGACCTCGCGGAGGTACTGGAAGTCAGCCTGCGCACGGAGCCGAGCGAGGCGCTGCGCGATCGCTTGCGCGCTCTCTGGCGCCAGGGGGCGTGAACCGCCCGCTGATGTCTCCGCGGAAAGCTGACTGACGCGGAACGAAGGCCGCCCCAACTACCAGTTGAGCTCGTGCGCGTCGCTGCGGTCGCCCACCTCATACAGACCGCGCGCCGCGCGCAGCCGCAGAAGCGTCTTCTGCGCCTCGTCGAGATCGGTCTTCGAACACGTACTCGGGTAGCGTGATTTGAGCGCGGCGAGGCGGTTCTCAGCCTCCTGCACGCGCTGGTCGAGCGATGGGCTGCTCTCGATCTTGACCTTGGCTCGCCCTGCCTTGCGCGCCTCACGCTCCACGGTGGAGAGCCGGTCTTCGGTGGCGCCGGCCTTCAGTGCCGCTTCACGGGTTGAATCGACGGCAGATTCGGCGGTCTTGCAGGCCGCTTCACGCTCGCTGAGGTCGCGTTGCCGACCCGCCAGCATGTAACCGAGACGCGTGACGCGAGAGCGGCGAGACTTGACAGTGAGGTCGAGGGCCTCGACCTGCGCCTCGCTCACCTTGTTGCTGTCGACCGCGCGGTACCAGGCCAGCATCTGTGACTCGGCCTGCGGGAGCCCCTCCGACTCGAGAGACATGAAAGATGACAGGGTGCGGACGGCCTCTCGAAGATGGTCGCGATCGGCTTCTCGCGTCGCGAGGTCGGTGGCAAGCGCGCGATAGCGCTCGACCAGGGCGTCAGGCCCGAGACCCGAGGGCAGACGGCCCCCGTTCATCCAGGGCGGCGGAGGCAGGAGACCGGCGGAGCCCGAGGCCGCCCAGGGGCTCGAACCATCGAGCACCCCGACGGTTCCCCCCCAGTCGATATAGCCGCCCGCGGAATTCTTCACCTTGATGTCGACGTGGTCGTGCGCCACGGTTCCCACGAACTGACCAGCGGCGATGCTGTCGCCTTCATGCACCTGCGGGTACAGATGGCCATAGGTCACGCGATATCCCCCTGCAACCTCGACGCAGACGCCGAACTCACTGTCGGTCCAGGGGATGATGCCCACCACACGTCCAGGCCAGCCGGCGGGAACCTGACGTCCGGCATTGAGCGCGATGTCATAGCCCAGGTGCAGGCCGGCGCTCGAGCGATACTGCGATACGGCGCGCCAGTCGTAGAAGCGCCCAGTGACCTCAGCCTCTGAATAGAGGCCCTTCACGCGCGCCACGTAGACCGCGAGGTCGGTCTGCCGCGGCTCGGCCTGCACCCTCGCTGACGATGCGAGCGCCGTGAACATCACCCCGGCGATCAGCAGCCATCGAAGCGTTCGCGTATTCATGTCGACCTCCCCAGGGTTCAGCGGCTCACGGCGGTGAGTACCTTCAATCCCGACCCGTCATGTCCTGTTTTTCCGGAAGGGGGGGAGTCGATCCGGGCGAAAGACGAAGCCCATGCGTGGATACGAATGGCAAGTCGTGAACGGTGTGGGAACCCTCCGATTCACCCACCCTCCCGTCAACGTCCTCACCACCCGCATGCTCACGGAGATGTCAGAGGTGCTGCGCGAGGCGCATTCGCTTCGCCTGGTCTGCCTCCGTGGCGCAGGGCCCATCTTCTCGGCGGGCATGGACATCGGCGAGCATCTCCCCCCGCACGTCGCCGCAATGCTGCAGGCCGTGCGCGGCTTCTTTGAGGCAGTGTGGGCCCTCCCGTGCCCTGTGATGGCCGCCGTGCACGGTCGCGCGCTCGGCGGGGCCATGGAGCTGTTGCTCCTGTGCGACGTGGTCGTGGCCTCTCGCGACGCGGTGCTCGCCCTGCCTGAGGTCCGGGTCGGCGCCATCCCGCCGCTTGGCGCGCTGCTGCTGCCTCAGCGGCTGCCGTGGCCGCGCGCCGCCGAGATGCTCCTCACCGGACGCGAGGTCACGGCAGAGGAGGCGCACGCCTGGGGGCTCGTCAACCATCTCGTCGATCCAGCAGACTTCGAGCACGAGGTGAGCGTCCACGCTGACACGATCTGCGCCCTCAGCCCGGTGGTGCAGCGGCACGTCAAGCGCGCCACGCACAGAGACCCCGAGCTCTTCGCGCGACTGGCCGAGGTGGAGCGAGACTACCTCGAGCAGCTCATGCAGAGCCACGACGCCGTCGAGGGCCTGCGCGCGTTTCTCGAGAAGCGTCCACCGACCTGGATGGGACGCTGAGACGTCAGTCGACCACCAGATGGTCGCGGTGCACGATCTCGTCGCACCCCTTGAAGCCAAGAACGGCCTCGTGGCGATCGGTGGCCAACCCCTTGATGCGCTCGACCTGCTCGGCCGAGTAGTTCGACAGGCCACGCCCGACGTACGCCCCGTCCGGGCCTTCGATGCGAACGAGATCTCCCACCTCGAAGTGGCCCTGAACCCCCGTCACGCCTGCAGCCAGAAGGCTGCGGCCATCACCGCGAACCGCGCGCGCGGCACCCGCGTCGACGGTGACGATCCCGGCGTGACGGCGCGCCAGCGCGATCCAGCGCTTGCGCCCTCGCACGGGATTGCTGCCAGGCGCGAACACGGTTCCGATCTCTTCCCCCGCCACGAGACGCAGCAGCACATCCGGCTCGCGTCCCGGAACGATGGCCATCAGCGCGCCGTAGGCGGCAGCGAGGCGGGCAGCCTGAATCTTGGTGAGCATGCCGCCCGTCCCGTGACGGGTCTTGTCTGTGCGAACCAACCCCTCGACCGTCTCATCGATCGCATCTACCCAGCGAACGATCTCGGCGTTCG
It includes:
- a CDS encoding beta-hydroxyacyl-ACP dehydratase — translated: MAAPLMVNLDEIDQTKVEYTVEDLRKYLPQRFEFEQVTGIFTLLRDLPEPIAVGYRDIGHDEFWIPGHVPGRPLFPGVLMLEAAAQVSTFMYKVLSGDDPNRFLGFGGLEDVRFRGTVAPGDRLFLLAKMTEARQRRCTFVTQGVVNGRLVFDARVIGVPV
- a CDS encoding enoyl-CoA hydratase, with amino-acid sequence MRGYEWQVVNGVGTLRFTHPPVNVLTTRMLTEMSEVLREAHSLRLVCLRGAGPIFSAGMDIGEHLPPHVAAMLQAVRGFFEAVWALPCPVMAAVHGRALGGAMELLLLCDVVVASRDAVLALPEVRVGAIPPLGALLLPQRLPWPRAAEMLLTGREVTAEEAHAWGLVNHLVDPADFEHEVSVHADTICALSPVVQRHVKRATHRDPELFARLAEVERDYLEQLMQSHDAVEGLRAFLEKRPPTWMGR
- a CDS encoding M23 family metallopeptidase → MNTRTLRWLLIAGVMFTALASSARVQAEPRQTDLAVYVARVKGLYSEAEVTGRFYDWRAVSQYRSSAGLHLGYDIALNAGRQVPAGWPGRVVGIIPWTDSEFGVCVEVAGGYRVTYGHLYPQVHEGDSIAAGQFVGTVAHDHVDIKVKNSAGGYIDWGGTVGVLDGSSPWAASGSAGLLPPPPWMNGGRLPSGLGPDALVERYRALATDLATREADRDHLREAVRTLSSFMSLESEGLPQAESQMLAWYRAVDSNKVSEAQVEALDLTVKSRRSRVTRLGYMLAGRQRDLSEREAACKTAESAVDSTREAALKAGATEDRLSTVEREARKAGRAKVKIESSPSLDQRVQEAENRLAALKSRYPSTCSKTDLDEAQKTLLRLRAARGLYEVGDRSDAHELNW